Genomic window (Ignavibacteriales bacterium):
GTTTAATTAAATTTGCTGTAAAATTTTCATCAATAAATAAATAATGGGGTTAAAAATATGAAAAACGTTATCTTATTACTTTACTTCTTTTTAACAATTGAATCATTAAACGCACAGGAATATGGCCGCATTTACACAAAAACAGAAGCAAATGCTCTTTACGGAAATGTGTTAGTTTCAATAGAAATCAGTTCTGCAGAACTTAATGGTTATATGTTTCAAACAAAAGATTATCTCATGTTTAATATAATAGATGGGGAACTGATCATCTTAGATAATGAGCGAAAATCGCTCAGACCTGTAGGTGAACAATATAGTTTAAGCATGGTTTTTAAAGTCTATAGTATTTCGAAAATGCAGGAGCTCTTAAATCAAGGTAAAGAAAAGATTGTAAAATTAGAGGCAAGAGAAAATGTAATAAGCATAACAAATGGAGATTTTACACTTGAATTTAGTGGTAACTGCCCACCGGTTTGTCCTTAATGGCTTGGTTAATTTATTATATAGCATTATTTACTTGGCTTCTTCCTCCTTTTAAACAAAGGAAAGGAGAATATTTCTATTATTTTTTAATTATAGCATATGCCGAAAGTACAAGCTATTTGCTTTTGAAATTACTCCATTTACACTTGGATTATTTTTACTTTTGTTTTTCTATAGTACTTCTTCGTTCATTATATAATATTATTAAAATAAATAAATATATTTTAGATATTTTACTAATTGCTGTTTTTATTATAACCTTATTTGTTCCATTGGATTATGTCAAGATATTTATTGCCATTATTCATTTGATAATATTGCTATTATTTATTATAAGATTTACCGAATATTTGGTTACAAATCAAAGAATATTACTTTTTCATACTGCACTAATATTATATGAATCCAGTATAATATTTAAATTTATCTTTAGAGTATTTATGCCTGTTACGGGAATTGATTATTTTTACATTACAAGCGCATTTGAAATATTATTTGCATTCTATTTTTTATTTGATACAGCAGAAAGTTCCAAACTTTTTATTAATTTGAAAAACAAACTGTAACTTATTTAAAATATGAGGTAAAGACTTTTTGCATAACAATATCTTTTCTGTTCATAAATATCTGTTTGTAGTAAGTAATAATAAACGTGATACAAACAATTGCAAATTAAATATTGTTAGAAATTGGTGAACTTTTTAAAGAATTATTGGTATGAATCATTTGTCCAAAATAGATCAACCCATCAGAATGAATAGTGGTAAGTAACCCCTTTTTTCTCCGCTTATTAATTAAAGCTCGATCACCGTATTGATAGCTGTTTTCGGTTTTATAATAAAATTATCGGGCAGCATAAATTTTTTATTCCCAAATATGCTATGTTGATTTATCTAAACGATATTTCCTTGGAATAGATTATTAATTGTTACTCTCTAATAGCAATTGTCACTTTCTATAAACCAGCTTGATAATAAACTTATCAGTTATTGAAAAAACATGCTACTTTTCACGGTGAAGCAGTTCTATAAAAAAGTTGGAATGAAAGAAATTAAATTCTAGTCGCAAAAATAATAGCAATCGGAATATTGAGGGAAAAATTGGTAATGGATACTAACTTTGAACCAATAAATTGGTAATGAATACTATTGACCGCTTTTTATATTCATTTTATATTGGACTTGAATATCTATGTAAAGATTTAGAATAAAACAAAAAGCTGGAAAGAAATCCTATATGAATTAACTGGAGTTGATGTAAGCAGATGCCCGAAATGTAAAGAAGGAAAGATGAAGATGGTGGAAATAATATTGCCAGCATTTATACTTTACAGCAATAAATATTTACTGCCATAAAGAACCAACGGCTGAGTGTGATTTTAATTTTTTAATACTTGTAAAACAGTAATTTTGAAACAAGCGTGGATAGTTATTGTATTAAATTTAATAGAGAGAATAAAAAGAAAAGGAATGAGAAGAATATTTAAAATAATTGATTAAAAAGAATGTCATTTACAGAAAGAAATATTATTAAGACAAATAAATAAAGAATAAAAAAAGAAGATGAGACAAATAAATGCCCATAGTAATCCAAGTACTTATAAAAAGATAATGGCGGCTTCGCACAACGGTGTTTTATCCGAAATTGAGGCAATGACATTCTGCAACGGATATGGATTAATAATGGTTAGTAACTTAGATAGTCTATTATTTTTTTGTCTCAACCCTGCTTGCAGTAGGCAAGTTCGGATAAAACACTAAACGTTAGGCAATTGCAATTTCCCATTTTATAAAAATAAACCGGACGGTGCTCAGAACACCGTCCGTAATTTGGCAAACAAACTTATCTCACCCTGGCAAGGTGAAATGACTATTACCCACGAAGTATTAGCTATTTGTCTGCCATTTAAAATCTAAAAATAATGAAGCAATTTATAAATCCCAAAAAGAGGTAAAAAGCCTGATTTGTTAATGAACGAGTGAACAAGTTTCTATTTTTGTAATTAACTAAATCAAAAAAAATTCGGAGAAAATAATGAAAAAGTTATTCTTTCTTATTTTATTTTTTAGCATCAATATTCTAACGTTTGGTGCTAATGTTTATTTCTTGAATGATGGTTTAGGATACATTTATACTAATGGTCAGACTTTTACTAGTGATGCATCGGGCAGAGCATTAATTCATTATCATCTTTGGGCAGATCCCACTAAGTATAGTGTTAGTGAATGGGGTGCAAGATTTCAAGATCCTGATGGAAATTGGTCAGATTGGAGTCAACTTTCAACTTCGCAAGGACTACACGAATGCTTGAAAGCTGGAACTTGGCATGTTCAAGGACGTGTGTGGGTGGATTATGATATTTATGGCTACAGTGATTATTATATGTATACGAGTTTTACATTATACTTTAATGCTGTTGATAACTATGCACCGTCTGTACCACAAAATGTCTCAGCCTCATGGCAAAGTGGCCATCCGCGAATAACTTGGGCGAATAATAGTGAATATGATATGGGGTCATATATAATTGCAAAACAGGTAGATGGTGTGTCATGGTGGATGGATGTAGCTACCGTTTCGGCTGGAACAACATCCTGGTCGGATCCCTATGCATGGCCATCAGGAAAATTTGATCCTGTGTATACACTTCAATATAAAGTAAAAGCTAAAGATATAAATAACAATATATCAGATTATTCTTCCGTGCAAACTGTATATGGGAATTCTAATTTATGGAAAAGTACAAGTATTTTTGATAAAGATATAACAGATTATAAACTTTACGCAAATTACCCGAATCCATTTAATCCAACGACACAAATTGCTTATCAATTGCTTAATGATGGATTTGTAAAACTTATAGTTTATAATACTATTGGTCAGGAGGTTGCAGAGCTTGTTAATCAATATCAGGAAAAAGGTAGTTATACAGTACAATTCAATGCAGTTAATTTACCAAGTGGAATTTATATATATAAATTACAAACAGAAGGATTTAGTGATATTAAAAAAATGATATTAGCGAAGTAACCATCTAAAAGGGGCAAAATAAAACTTGCCCCTATTTAAAAAAAAATTGTAAAATCATGAATTATTAAAAAATCTTAAGGTTAAGTAATGAAAAAGGTATTATTAATATTTCTCTTTATTTCTTTCAACTTTTTAGCTGCACAGGAAAGCGAACCCTTTTCTAACTTTGATTTTGGGGTTTACGGCGGTATTAATTTTTATAATACAGACAACATTAGAGGTGATTTTCTCGTAGAACTTAAAACGAATCTCATATCTTCACTTAAACTGAAAGCATCTACTGGTTATTTTAGGACAATTCAACCATACTCTTACACTGTAAGAAAATACTCTGAATATCCTAGTATTGATACTATTCCAATATTTTTTGCAGGTAAATATAATTTAGTAAGTAAAAATTATGATATTTTTCCACTTACCTTAGGCATTCAATATAATTTCAATCAAAGTATTTTCTCGCCGTATCTCTCAATAGATGTAGTTTATAACTTTATCAATGCGTCAATAGAGACTTCGCCACCTGAAGTTTGGTCTTATTATTCAATAGATGAGATACCTGCCGAATTTAAGGAAAACCAAAAAAAAGAAGAGCTTCCAGTTAATTCGTACGGAATAATATTAGGAGCTGGTACATCATATCATATTTCTTCAAAATTGAATCTTGATATTAGATACTTGTTCAAATACGATAATAAGATTATCAACACGCATCATTTCATTGTAGGTATTTATTTTTAAAGGAGTAGAGAAATGGATTTATTAAATAAAACTCTTTGTCTTTTGCTTCTTGGTTTTTTAAGGGTTGACATTTTTCCTCAGGAACAATCTTATATCTCAACAAATGGAAATATTAACAATTCATTCCGCACAAGAAGTATTTACAATATATCAACTTTTACTCCATTAAAAAAAAATAATTCTGCTGGAGTTTTAGATAGTCTTATTTATATAAGTACAAACGGTGATAGAAATAGGATTGCATATAATTATAATGATGATTTATCATTAAATTATTTCACAAATGCAATTTGGTATAATGGCGAATGGATTAATTCCGATAAACATACAAACACATATAATTCTGAGGGAAAGCTTATATCAGTTCTTTGGGAATGGTTTAATACATCATCAGAAGAATGGTTCAAAGACGCGAAGGACCTTTATAATTATGATTCGTTAGGAAATAGGGATTTTAGTTTACATCAGTATTTCAATGGGCAGGATTTTGTGAATGGTTTTAAATATGAATATTGTTATGATACTTCAAACAATTTAATATCATTAGTAAATAAACGTTGGATAGATGGTATATGGGTAAACAGTTCTAAAATAGTTAATACAATCAATTCAAACAATCTAAAGGATAATACTTTAACGCAGCTTTGGGTAAACAACCAGTGGATAAATTCTCAAATAAGTAATTATGAATACAATGAAAATCATAATACAATTGCTATTCTTACAAAAATCTGGCAAGAAAATAAATGGGTAAATCTTGGTTTGGGATCATTTGAGTATGATGACAATAATAATTGCATTCTTGATAACTGGCAGATTGCAGAAAATAATAACTGGGAGAATTGGTTCAGAATATTTTATGAATATGATAGTAACAATAATTTAATTCATCTTTACGGTGAAGAATGGGAAAGTAACCATTGGGTTCAAGAAAATGAACCACTAAAAGTAACAAATCCGGATGGCATCTTATACGGGTATTTAGCTAAAGAAATATTTTTATATTATAGCAAACCTACAAGTGTAGGAAGTGGAAAAAATATTGC
Coding sequences:
- a CDS encoding outer membrane beta-barrel protein, giving the protein MKKVLLIFLFISFNFLAAQESEPFSNFDFGVYGGINFYNTDNIRGDFLVELKTNLISSLKLKASTGYFRTIQPYSYTVRKYSEYPSIDTIPIFFAGKYNLVSKNYDIFPLTLGIQYNFNQSIFSPYLSIDVVYNFINASIETSPPEVWSYYSIDEIPAEFKENQKKEELPVNSYGIILGAGTSYHISSKLNLDIRYLFKYDNKIINTHHFIVGIYF
- a CDS encoding T9SS type A sorting domain-containing protein — protein: MKKLFFLILFFSINILTFGANVYFLNDGLGYIYTNGQTFTSDASGRALIHYHLWADPTKYSVSEWGARFQDPDGNWSDWSQLSTSQGLHECLKAGTWHVQGRVWVDYDIYGYSDYYMYTSFTLYFNAVDNYAPSVPQNVSASWQSGHPRITWANNSEYDMGSYIIAKQVDGVSWWMDVATVSAGTTSWSDPYAWPSGKFDPVYTLQYKVKAKDINNNISDYSSVQTVYGNSNLWKSTSIFDKDITDYKLYANYPNPFNPTTQIAYQLLNDGFVKLIVYNTIGQEVAELVNQYQEKGSYTVQFNAVNLPSGIYIYKLQTEGFSDIKKMILAK
- a CDS encoding T9SS type A sorting domain-containing protein, with product MDLLNKTLCLLLLGFLRVDIFPQEQSYISTNGNINNSFRTRSIYNISTFTPLKKNNSAGVLDSLIYISTNGDRNRIAYNYNDDLSLNYFTNAIWYNGEWINSDKHTNTYNSEGKLISVLWEWFNTSSEEWFKDAKDLYNYDSLGNRDFSLHQYFNGQDFVNGFKYEYCYDTSNNLISLVNKRWIDGIWVNSSKIVNTINSNNLKDNTLTQLWVNNQWINSQISNYEYNENHNTIAILTKIWQENKWVNLGLGSFEYDDNNNCILDNWQIAENNNWENWFRIFYEYDSNNNLIHLYGEEWESNHWVQENEPLKVTNPDGILYGYLAKEIFLYYSKPTSVGSGKNIADGFNLLQNYPNPFNPSTTIKYALPKESTVELKIYDIMGREVKTFMFSAQPAGYNEIVWDGTNEFGQQVSSGVYIYSIKFKGINELITTEKSAKLILAK